The window TCCAAGTGATCAATCATTTGGTGGTTAGTATAACTGAAATGGTAATTTTacctttcgcttccctgcGTTAAGGGTTACAGAAAGTAGGGCACAAAggcaaccttattctcgcaCAATAGAAAAGCACTATGAGAACTGTTTAACAGTTTACTTTTTCTTCTAGTATATCCAATAAAACATCAAAATCCGAATCTCCATGTTAGTTAGCTTGCTTAGACCCTGATCCCATCCTAGCCAAATCAAAGTGATCAATCATATAAAACATAAACATATAAGAATTCTCCATAACCATCATTTATCATTTCCTGCTTCCCATACCATAACAATCACACTGTCTTTAgtctctccctcctcttcaccccatctcttcttcagagcCAGTTCGTCCAGGGCACCTCTCTTGACATATGCCTGCCACACATCACCGTTGGGCGTTGTAACAGAGTCCATCAACTTCCACACGTTACGTCGTCCCGTCCAGAAAATCATCTTTCGATCAGCCTTGTCCTCTTTGAGTTTCACGGGCCCGATGAGAGAGCGATGAGTACTACCGGTGGTAGGGAGAGGCATGTCGGACACGTGGATACCGTCGGGGTACTCTGTTATCGTATACCCGTTGACTAGAACCCAGTTGTCGCGGAACCGGTAGCGTTGGAGGAAACAAGCTTCACCACAGACATCAGTGACGAGATGTGCTTGGCTGGGTGTAAGGTGGTGGCGATGTTCATAGTCGTGCAGAGCCAGGGGTTGGACTCCCGTCTCATAGCTGTCCAAGTGCGAAGAGTACAAGTCGTTGTCCTTAGGCGAATAAAAGCTCGGAAGGATAcgcatcttggtcttggtatcCTTGGTCATGCAGTCCTGGAGAAGGTTATCCCAGAGCTGTGTGTTGGCGGGGTCAGAAGGGACATCCTTGAAACACGCCAGCTCCGGGATCTTCGAAACAGCAGAGCGTGTAAGAAAGACGGCTCCTCCACCGTATGTAGTCATGTAACCCTCGCCAATAGCCCAATCTCCCCGCTCACTTGGTAGGCCGACGTAGAGTTCCTTTTCAGAGTTGAACGCAAAAAGgcgttgttgaagatgagatagATTGGGAAGAAAGATGTCCTCATCCAGAATGCCGTACCACTGCTTCATCTGTCCCTTTTGAGCAAGTGTAGCACTGTGCTTTTTGACCGTTTCAATCATGTTAAAGTATCTCTTTGCAGTAGACATCTGACCCTCGGAGTAAGTGACGTGAGCATCAATACCATAGGACGCAAGAACttggttgagtttgtcgGCCTGCTGGTGATGTCCCTGATCGAGAACAAGCAAGAAACTCGCTCCATTGCCATTCTTGTTTCCACCCGTCATCCATCTCGCCCAGTCCTTAGCAACAGCGTAGTCGTCTCTAACGACTCGATCATAAGTTGTCGAAACAGCGAATAAAAAGGCAGAGGCGTCGACCTGCTTGGGTCGTGGTCCTCCAAGAACAGGAAGAGTAAGTTCCTGACGAGCTACCAGATTTCTCCTTTCAGGTTCCTTGGTATCAATAACTCGGGGCTGGTTTGAATGAAAGTCCTTGTCGATATCCGTAATCGATGTCCGCTCAGAGCCCAGCTCTGAAGTACGAACTCTCCAAGCAGTCCATGAAGTCTCGCTGGACAGACCAATCTTTTGTCTTAGTCGCTCCAGGTACTGTTCTTCCGGAACAGGTCCAGTGGTGGCGATCTCAATTTCGCTGTTCTCCCGAGGCCAGTTCAACTTGACCTGGAAAAAGAGGATGACCAGAACCACAACCAGGAGGAACTGGACCACTCTGCGGGGAAGAGCCGGAGAAGAAATCATGATGGCAGTAGATCGTTTCAGATGATCTCAATAATAGCAAAAAGAATGACTTGGGTGGGTATACGACAAATGAGTGTAGTGGGCTATAACAAAGACATGATCACGTAGCGTAGAGACAGACAGACTTGAGGGAGTAAAAACACGACATCGCATTTGAGGCACAGCGAGAGATTTAAGTAAATTAATTATGCGCTTGGATGATCAACTATGTCACAATGCCCTTGTCTAGTGTAAACGGCCGCAGTGGGGGAGTCATCCTTTGGTCAAAGCAACCATGAAGCTATGACCTGGGGTATCAGAAATAGTGTTGACATGTTGAGGGATGTAAATAATACATGACCACAGTCCTGATCCAAAATAACCTAAATTGACTCGTTATTTAGTGTCCAATGCTCACTGAAGCCAACCTTTTTGTCACCCCAGAACACAACCCCTGGTCGCACCACGTCAATAACGGTTAAAGAGGGGAACGCCAAGAAGCAATTAAACCGTGACATGCGCCTTGAGATGATCAGTGGGCAGCCCCGGGTCTCAGGTCACAAGCGAACAAGAAACATTAGTAGTCTGTATCAGAATTGCAGATCTGTTTACTTGAAGTGACTCCTGTCCTTCCAATCCCCATTGCATTGACTGTCTCCATCTCGATGGACGGCTGCGGTGATGTCGCTGGCGCGTAAACAATATGACGGAGCAAGGGCTGGGATGTTTGGTTGCAGTTTAATCTTCCTTAATAGTCCAAGCTAATGCAGGTACGCAGCAAGTTCGATTTGTCGGTAATTTATCTGATAAGCGGCCCACGTTGAAGATTTGGCCCTTGCATCATTCGCCAATTCTGGTTACTGGACCCTTCTCTTCCGTTTCTTCTTTGGGTGTAGTGTTTCGCGACTGAGTTCGAATTGGTGTGATAGGCTCCTTGTGCAGCGAAGGCCTATGCGACTTTGTTGGTGTTATGGGGTCATTCGCTTCGTTCACTTGTGTCGGTTGGTGCCGCTGTCCTGGAGGTACACTTTGGCTTGGGATATAAGCCGTGGGCACATTCACCTCGACAGTTGCTTTGGCGTGTCTGTAGCGGTCGTAGCATTCGGCGAGAGCTTCATTGACAGACTTTTCAGCGCGTACCAAGCCAGTGACGAGAATTTCTCGAATATGGTCTTCGACTCGCTCAAACTCGGCTTTGTCGTATCGATATCGATCAGGTAAACCGCTGTGAGTAAAGAGGGCCAGTAACCCCGCAAGGACAGTATTCGACGCCCCAAGAATAGTGATGGGCGTGCCTTTTTCTAAACTCATGGGTCCAAGGGCTGTCAAAGCAGCACCGAGGATCAATTGAAGAATCAATAGAATCCAGCGAACATAAGCCGTAAAGTGAAACGAGTAGTGACAGATTGTGCGACGATAGATGGTGTCACGATACAGGCCTGGGGGGAGGCCCTTTGGAGGCCAGAACGAACTCGTTGGACTGATTGGCGCATCATGTTCCTTGTCGCGAATTCCCCCAACTCCAGCCGCAAAGAACTTCCATTCTGAATGCGAAAGCCTTCGATATTCAGGAGTTTCCATCGGTTTGGGATGCTTTGGATTGTTGGATTGTACGCACGCGTTGCAGTCAGGGgtttgaggttgagaggaATCCAGGTACAACAACGGCATTGCAGGCACTTTGAGGACGGGTGTTGCCGACATGCTAGAGCTCAAGGTTTGAGGCGTTCGGATAACAGGCAGGTCTGTCAAGCCGGTGGTGTTTGAGGCGTTGGATCTGCAAGAGTAGTCCGGTACGTATAGACGAGAGGAATGTCGGTAAACTTAGGAGATGGTCGAGATCGACTAGGTCGGGGTCGAAGATAGCATGAGGATACATAGGTTTGAGGTTTGAGGGTGAAATTGGTGAATGTTGGATGGTAGAGAAGTCATCGTTGCTGTGCTGTCTGGTCCTCCTTCCTCAGAACCATCTCTCGTGCCATTGTGATTCCCACCAACAAAAGAGAAACGGTTGGAACTTTTGTAGCGTTAGAAAATCGTCGTATTTAGTAGTTAAAGCTTAACTCGGTGTATGACAAGTCTTGTTCGTGTTTAAACAAAGTGTGTGCCACTTGTTCTGGCTTCCTTTTGTTCCATCAACCAGTTTCACGTCGCATTAGGTTAGAGCCATCCATATATGCAGGTCAAAAACTTTTAGAAGACGGTTCCCGGGTAGgacaagcttctcaaatGTTTCGGCGGTGCAATGCCCAGGTTAGGGTGTAACGAAATAGTAGAAGGATTTAGGTGGGAGATCAGCGGTTTTTGGTGTAAGCCATTCTGCTGTTTTTATTACCCCGAGGGTCAGGTAGGTAAAGGGACCTGCTCTTTATATCACTTGAAAGCTCTCAACAAGCCGTACTGAAACAATTCGAATGCAATAAAATTTGCAATAAAACATATGCTAATTCTATATTCATTTTGATTTGtacctccatcttctctcaATGTACCTAACTTAGCTGCTGCCGTCTAGCTGACCTAGTAGAATCACCCCCATACAAACGCCACTCTATGTTATAATCCACCTAATCGCTAGTAAAGTGTAATCAAGAATCCTGGATAAGAGTAGGAATATCGTCCACCTGCGCCTCGCCGTTCAAAATGGCGTTGACGGCTGTGAACAGAGGATACTCCGACTCGAGACCTCGAGCCTTGAGGAAACTGTTCACCTCCTCGGCGGTGGTTGTACCCTGGATCTTTTGACCATTGAGCTCCTGCTTCTCGACTTCTTGAACGCTAATGCCCTTTTGGACAGCCATCTTGGCACATCGGAAGTTACGGCCTCCGGAACAGGATGTGATCAGATCGGCAACACCAGCAGATGACTCTGTAAAGGTGGCGGTGTGGACAGTCTCACCAAAGAACTCCTTGCCAAACTTGACCATCTCCATAAGTCCAACACGCATGATGGCTGCCTTGGCATTGTCACCCCAGCCTCGGCCATCGACGAAACCAGCTGCCAAAGCAACGACGTTCTTCAACGCACCGCTCAGGGATACACCAGCGACGTCGGAAACCATCTGAACGTGGAAGTAAGGTCGGTGGAACAGCGTTCGGAAGCAGTGCTGGTCCAGAGGAGGGTACTCAGCGGGCATGGCGGTCaactttgtcttggatgttCGACCACGAACGTCCTTGTGATGGGCTTCAGGGAGCTCACCCATTGTTGGGTTGGGGCTACCGGATCGAGGTGTGGGAGCTCTGCTGTTATCAAGAGCAGGAGGATCATAAGCGATGGTTGTCTCTGACCACTTCTCCTCGGCAATTTCTCGAGCCAGGTTAGCACCACTGAGGGCACCACAGTAGATACCTAGTCCATCGCCAATCCACTCGCTGAACAAGCTAATGTCTGTGTCAGTAACATTAACACCCTTGATACAGCTGATTCCTCGAGCAAAGGGGAGAATATGTCCGTTGATCTGCTTGCAGACGTTTGCGATAAACTGGTGGGGCAGGTTGAAAACAAGGATGGAGGAGTCCTTGACAGCGTCGCGGATGTCggggttggcgatgaggTTTGTGGGCAGAGGAATGCCCGGTAGGTACTTGACGTTCTCGTggtgcttgttgatgacCTCTGTGAGTTTTTGGGGTGCATCGCCGTTGGCTTCGTCATAGAGTTTAGACTCCTTGGGAATTGTTACGTTCTCCTCGTAGACCCACATCTGGACATCTTCCTCGAAGAGTTCCTTGTGTGCGCGGGTGTTTTCAGCAACTATCTTGGCAATAGTTGAGCCCCTATCACGAGCTGTTAGTCAATTGGCTTCATCAGAGGAGTCTTCGTACCAGTTGCCGGATCCCACAATGGTCACCTTGTGCTTCTTTGAAGGAGCGCCCAAGCTCGCCATTTTGCCTGATGTTGCTAGAGAATAGGTACGTGTACAAGAGGGTATTCTGAATGCTTTGGATACAAAAGAAGAGCGCACGATGAGTGAACGAAACATAAAAGGGGTTCAGAGAGGAAAATAGGTGCGAAAAGGCGGGAGCTGAAAGCTTTATGAGGGGTCAAACTAGAGCTGATGTCCGAAAGACTGGAGCAGCTTTCCAGGTTGTTGAACCCTGGAGCAAGCCACAATGACGCATGGCAGAAACATGTACGTGACACCGCCTGCTTCGAAGGGTAAAGCGTCCCATCAAAACCCCATTGATATCCGTGATAATGGAGCTGAAGCAATCTCGTCTTTGCCTGCGCCGAGGGGTCGTTTTTCACATGCTTGGGAGTACTCAGTTGGTGTAGTGCCTGCAGCTCCATTGAGCTATCTATTTTCTAGTCCAAGTTGGATATATGACATGTAAACAATGTCTAATTGTATTCTACATCACAGGAAATGTTGATATCATaacttcaacttcacccACAATCACATGGCAATAACTTGTACCTTTAGTGGGATTTCACATGTCGAACAAAACTTCAACGAACAAGGATAGTACGGAACAAGGGGCGAAAATGCATGCATCAGCAATCCAGGAACAGCTCCCGTAGAACCCTGGCCCCATCGAAAGTCCGCGGGCCGACCCCGGTCGCGTGACGGCACATGTCAAGAGTAAAGAAATACAAGTCTAAATCAACTGATAAATATTGAAGCTATCGTCGCCAAGAGTCTGTTTCCTTATATCACGATATTAATTGCTGCCGAGGATGTATCGTTGCATTGGCGACAGGTAGGTACGCTAGAGAATGCTCAACAACATGTAGCCGTTGACAGTTTACCCCAACCAACTGGTATCCCTTCACCCGTGTACGATGTCAGCACAAATCCCGACATTATTAAATGGTACATATTATTCAACTAAATGGTCAATTATTGTTATGTATGGAACACCTGTCCTGCAGTCTAGTACAATACAAAACAATATCCTCAATCCATCTCGACTCGATACAACCACATCTCAACCCGCCTCAGTTGTTTACATTCAGCGCCTTCAACAATGCTGccttctcctcgtctgcCGATGGATAAAGATCAAGCATACCACCGGACATGGATCGCACTCGAGTAGACAGCTTTCGTGTGTCCTTCTCCTCAGTTCTCTCGCCGTTTCCAAAAACAGGCTTAAAGAACTTGTCGTAAATCATCCACGTCACATTGAACGTCACAGTCAT is drawn from Fusarium graminearum PH-1 chromosome 3, whole genome shotgun sequence and contains these coding sequences:
- a CDS encoding glycerol-3-phosphate dehydrogenase, producing MASLGAPSKKHKVTIVGSGNWGSTIAKIVAENTRAHKELFEEDVQMWVYEENVTIPKESKLYDEANGDAPQKLTEVINKHHENVKYLPGIPLPTNLIANPDIRDAVKDSSILVFNLPHQFIANVCKQINGHILPFARGISCIKGVNVTDTDISLFSEWIGDGLGIYCGALSGANLAREIAEEKWSETTIAYDPPALDNSRAPTPRSGSPNPTMGELPEAHHKDVRGRTSKTKLTAMPAEYPPLDQHCFRTLFHRPYFHVQMVSDVAGVSLSGALKNVVALAAGFVDGRGWGDNAKAAIMRVGLMEMVKFGKEFFGETVHTATFTESSAGVADLITSCSGGRNFRCAKMAVQKGISVQEVEKQELNGQKIQGTTTAEEVNSFLKARGLESEYPLFTAVNAILNGEAQVDDIPTLIQDS